The Longimicrobium sp. genome window below encodes:
- a CDS encoding Uma2 family endonuclease — protein sequence MDTFTHESRRQFNVDEYYRLAEIGILPIRGVELINGDIREMNGRGTPRRWTYDEYVQMGEAGILSGEERTELIRGEIVCMTPVGHRHIYVVDLLTEHLAEWCRGRALLRVQSPLKFNDLEAPQPDLCLLRLHEDRYLSREAGPWDALLVVEVSDSSLLRDRDVKGPMYARAAIPEFWLVDLSRDVVVVHEEPSGGEYTIVREHGIGDSWSSPALGGRQIRAVDVFGPAAEA from the coding sequence ATGGACACGTTCACGCACGAGTCCCGGCGCCAGTTCAACGTCGATGAGTACTACCGCCTCGCGGAGATCGGTATCCTCCCGATTCGTGGAGTCGAGCTCATCAATGGTGACATCCGGGAGATGAACGGCAGGGGTACGCCGCGGCGCTGGACGTACGACGAGTACGTGCAGATGGGCGAAGCCGGCATTCTGTCAGGAGAAGAACGTACGGAGTTGATCCGCGGAGAGATCGTCTGCATGACACCCGTCGGGCACCGGCACATCTACGTTGTCGATCTGCTCACGGAGCACCTGGCGGAATGGTGCCGCGGCCGCGCTCTGCTGCGCGTGCAGAGCCCGCTCAAGTTCAATGACCTCGAGGCGCCGCAGCCCGACCTCTGCCTGCTGCGTCTTCATGAGGACCGCTACCTCAGCCGAGAGGCAGGTCCCTGGGATGCGCTCCTCGTGGTCGAGGTCTCGGACAGCTCGCTGCTGCGCGATCGCGATGTCAAGGGCCCGATGTACGCCCGTGCCGCAATCCCGGAGTTTTGGCTCGTGGACCTGAGTCGTGACGTGGTCGTGGTCCATGAGGAGCCCTCCGGGGGCGAGTACACCATCGTGCGTGAGCACGGTATCGGAGACTCGTGGAGCTCCCCTGCACTCGGCGGCCGGCAGATCCGCGCCGTCGACGTCTTCGGCCCCGCCGCCGAGGCGTAG
- a CDS encoding Uma2 family endonuclease — protein MAVQFVQPYRFTEQQVARMAEAGILPRCGAELLDGIVYRAGEPVRFDRGTYYRLAEIGVLGEHAHVELIDGEIIEMSPAGSRHAACVTRITRLLMARTAGVIVRSEKPLWLPDDYDPEPDVAVLRPEPREYEDAHPTHHDALVVVEVAESSIRYDRHVKAERYAAAGIPEYWLVDLTRDHILIHQTPVGGAYTEIQVYGAGESWSSPVLNGLTVSVDEVIKPRAAL, from the coding sequence ATGGCCGTCCAGTTCGTGCAGCCGTACCGGTTCACGGAGCAGCAGGTAGCCCGCATGGCGGAGGCCGGCATCCTCCCCAGATGCGGCGCGGAGCTGTTGGACGGCATCGTGTACAGGGCAGGGGAGCCGGTCCGTTTCGACCGTGGAACGTACTACCGGCTGGCGGAGATCGGCGTGCTGGGCGAGCACGCGCACGTGGAGCTGATCGACGGCGAGATCATCGAGATGTCCCCCGCTGGAAGCCGCCACGCCGCGTGCGTCACCCGCATCACCCGCCTGCTGATGGCGCGGACTGCCGGCGTGATCGTACGGAGCGAGAAGCCCCTGTGGCTCCCGGACGACTACGATCCGGAGCCGGACGTGGCCGTGCTCCGCCCGGAGCCGCGCGAATACGAGGACGCGCACCCAACCCACCACGATGCGCTCGTGGTGGTCGAGGTTGCCGAGTCCTCGATCCGCTACGACCGGCACGTCAAGGCGGAGCGGTACGCCGCCGCCGGCATCCCGGAGTACTGGCTGGTCGACCTCACGCGCGACCACATCCTGATCCACCAGACGCCAGTCGGTGGCGCGTACACGGAGATTCAGGTGTACGGTGCCGGAGAGTCGTGGAGCTCGCCGGTTCTGAACGGCTTGACCGTGTCCGTGGATGAGGTGATCAAACCTCGCGCGGCCCTGTAG